taattgtacgaataagtatagtcctaggaacacatttagcacatggattaagagattctttataaaaatattcaaatgtgcatttagatccaaaactaaaagaaaggtGTTATacgaaacaaatttagctaatgattctattaatttattattcgaatataaaaataaatcggaaTTAGTACTAccactagttgaagaaaatctaaaTAATTGTGTTTAAGAATGGTCGAGTCCATATCTGTCGGGTGCTTCATTTCTACATGTCGTTCCAACGACCCATAGCTGTCACcaacttggaatttgtaggagcattgcagtgcttatatTTTACACGCAATTCTTCTGACGGAAGAGTGACTTCCTCAAAATGTTTattgaaaatagaagactttagagaagGAATTtctcgaaccttagaagtaattgtatCGGCACTTCCTTATATTTTGGATGTCGAATTCGGAaggtgctcgatctcatcatcggtagaTTGAATGTTAGGGTCCTCGTGCGGATTcactattttctttctttttcgagCTCGAGATGATACACCTCCACAACcttcttccattgtaattgaaaattagaaATGAAAGTGTGTAGAAATAAAGACGAAGACGTATAGagaatacgaaattgagattaagagtagagaagatgtatgtgaaaatgatgaaatgaactctctatttatagagtttggatagtaaTAGACACTAAATCATTGTCATTGAACAAAAAAACTATCAAATAAtcttaaccgttgaaaaaaatattgaaaaaatctCACCCTTCCCTCAACGGCTAGGAATCGACGATTCCAAGGggtaaagataaaaaaaaaaaggtgaatcAGCGGGTTGAACTGCGATTAACCGGTGGTTCGCCAATTTTTGACCTATAGAACCAGAACCAGCTCGACAACCTGTAGGGCCGGTTCCAGTTCGGCCTGGCAAATCGGGTCAACTGGCAACCAGCCGGTTGACTCGATTACGGGTCCGGGTTGGGTCCGGACCAGACCTAACCTAGGTTTGAGTCTAATTTGTCCCATCCAGAGTCGGGTCTAATTTGACCTATCCGAATTGATACTACGAaggtattaaaattaatttttattattttaataataacattttttttcttattttgggtaccaaaattaattattttaataaattcatatATTAATTCaaccattttttttattaaaataattgtcTTTTTAACAAATATTGGAACTCATTCTTAGTACTTTGAATATTAGcattaaatgaaaatgaaaaataaaaattattgaaatcaaattcaattatataaaattttaagctttcaattttcttttcagttatataaaatattatataaaaaatatggcTGTCCTAATTAGGGCAAAATATATACTCGGACTGCTGCGCTCTGGAACCTCTTCTTTACCCGCTCGTTTGTCTCCGTCGTTCTGCTTCTCTCCAAATCTGACTGCAGTTCTGCGCTAAACTTAGTGCTCTTTTGTTGCTTGTCTTCTCAAAATTGAACCTTGGCATATTTGATTTCGCGAGGAAAGGTTTCGCCTTGGCTCGAAAACGGCAGAGAAGGATGGGAGAAGTCCATATCGGTTTGCCAGGGCCGTGGGCGGAGAACTGCCGCGAGAAGGCCGATCACTACACGACAAAGATCGGAGGATTGCCTGTGCGTAAGCTTCCGAATTCGATTAAGTTTTTCAGTTTTCAAGCTTTTACCTATTGGATTTTGGGTGCCTTTTCGAATTTTTCCTTGCTCGTGTCTATTACGGACTTAGTTCATCTCTAAGCGATCAAGGCGGAGAGGAGTGCTAGGCCTCAGCGGTGGAAGAGATCCGGTCTCTCGGAGTGGAAGCCGCAACCTACTCCTAGATGCTATTGCATAGTCACCACCACTACTGCCCCCTTAAATCACAATCTCTCGCTCCAGTCTCATCCCCTGTTGGACCTACTTGCTGAGCAACCAGGGACCCAACAATACACACTGGAACATAACAATGTTCCTCTTTTAGATTATTGTCTTTTCTTGGTTTATTTGTTTTCCTTTACCGTTTATAGTGATTTCAAGTTAAAATGGTAGCTTATTTCTATAGGACTGGCCCATTCCAGAACCCAATATTAAGCGTGAGCTTCTTTATTGTCGTGTATGCGATGGGAGGCTTTGTCTTGTCGCACAGGTAATATTTTTGATGTTCCTAGTAGATTACAGAAATTTATTATTGAAATAAAAATGGTTAGGTCGTTCTTAATTTCAGGTATATGCTCCAATATTGTCCACTAAACTAAATATAGAAGAGCGTGCCATCTATATTTTTGGTTGCCCAAATCAAGATTGTGGCAAAAATCCTGATAGGTCTGTTTTTCTTATGGtttgttctttctttctttttgttgactAATTGTGGTTACTTAAAGAGTCAAAGCTATTGGATTGGTTTTCAGCTGGCGAGCTATTCGACTTCAAAAGGGTGATCAGGACTCAGAACCTAACCTTGCTTTATCAAATACTTTGCCTTCTGAAAAGGAGTCCTTTCCTATGGATGGAGCTAGCAATTGGTTAAAGGACACTTTGTTGATGAATGATTCTGGCAAATTGAATGATGGTAGTGTTGGCGACAAGAAATTAGATGATTTAGCTCGGGCTTTCTCAGAAGCCTCTGCTCTATCTTCCTGCTCGAAAAAACAAAATCGTAAGAAACGCAATAATTCTTCTACTAGAGCTCGAGTAGGAAGGACAACAGCTGAAGAAACCCCTGTGCCTGGTAGGCTCCTGATTAGTTTACCTTTTGTCACACTGAACTAAGAGATTCAACAAATGATTTCTTTGTATACATGCAACATCAAATTAATGGCTGTTGTCTGTTTCACATTTGTGCTTTCCCTCCCTTATAGGAGAACCATTTCATGAAATATTAGCAACTACactgatttgttttctttttcccatTTTGGTGCAGTTCTACCTTGTTTCTATATCTATTTCCAGACGAACCAGGCCCATGGCAGTATAGATGCTGTTAGTTCCTTTTATTCCTCACTGACTCTCAAAGAAGATGCTTACGCTGCTACAGATACTGATGAGGAGGAAAAATGGGTAGGCGAAACCTATGAGTATGACAAAGCACTAGGTGCTGATACAACTTATTTAAAGTTCAAGAAGCAGATGGATACATACCCAGAACAATGTCTAAGGTACCTAGGCTTTTCTTCTAATTGTTATTAGGCACCTTGTTTTATATGTATTTGTCAAGACTTCTGGAAATTAATTACAACATTTCTGAGTcagagatttttttatttttttcattgtgAAAAATGGAAAACACTGTACGGTCCCATGTGGCATGCAATTAAAGTGACACCCACAAACTGAGAATTctagtattttttcttcttccataTCTAGTAAAAGTATTTCCTAAATTCTTCATTTGACTATACCATATACCCATTGTAGCTAACTGCTATCAAGCATTAGACGATTAACTGTATTTAAAGAACTAATAACTTGATTCTATATCATTTTTTGTCAAGCATAAGCATTTTTCCTAATAAGTTGAAGAAGTTCAGGGATCATTTTCTGTGGTACTACCGATGCTTTTGAATATTTGTGCAGTAATTCTGTTATTTCCTTTGTTCTtccatttacttttttttttccgtGGTTATTTTGGCAGATACTCTTATGGAGGTATTCCTCTTCTTGCAACCTCTAACTCAATGGAACCTGACAAGTGCATACATTGTGGTTCGCCACTTGTGTATGAATTGCAGTTGTTTTCTCCCATACTCTATTTTCTGCAGCAAGCTGCCAATGCTTCAGTAGCTTGTTCTGCAGATGGCTGGAGTTGGATAACTCTGATTGTATATACTTGCTCCAGGGTATGCACTTCTTACTTGAACAGTTGAAGCTCTTGGATGAACTGTTTTAACAGCTGAACTGAAACTCTTTTACCATAAATTTTTTATGTACTTGGTTATATTACATTTCTGTTTGTTGTTAACTATTTTCTCTGAGATGCTCTCCAACATTAACCAAAAATCTAAACATTTGATGGTCCTGCTTTCATACAAAACCACTGTTTCAATTGATTGTGATATATTGACTTTGCAGGAAGCTGAGAATTTATGAAACTTCATAATTGAAATCACTAGTTGCATGTTTGCTGCAGGAGACAAGTTGATTTAAAAATTAACAGCAATAATATATTGCCAACTACCGAATAACACTATCCATAATCTTTTTTTTATGCCCACAAATAAACTCTTTATCGGTTCCTTTATGGACACATCACAAACATTTCTTACCAAGCTTGTGAGCTACAAGCTAACTAGCATGCTCATTTATGAGATCATGAATAATCTTGCTTATAAGCACATGAGCTTTCTCACATGCAAGGTCACAAGCAAGCAGACTCAAGCTTGGGGTTATTCTTTATGTTAAAAATCTTGGAATTGTGTGTTTTGTATTGCTGGATTTATAGAATGTAGCATTGTGTTTGATCTTGATGTTGAAAATAAGCTTCAGTCAagttcaaacttaaatcaaatctCAGGCTTGAGCCTAAACTGAATTCCTACTTTGATCAAGTTTGAGCTTGGACAAGCTTTTGTGATCCAGCTTGTGCTTTGGCCAGTTTCCTACTTGAATCAATTATGAGCTTGCGctaattttttgaacacaaacTCATTCAGCTACAGTAATGAGCCAAGCACAAGTCAAGATTGGTTCACTAAAGAAACAAGCTAAACTAGAGCATGAATTTGTTGTTTGTTAGAACTGAAGAGAGATTCAATAATCATTTGTCAGTTGAGCTTGAGCAACATAAGGATTGGCCAGATTTGTCTCATTTGTGGATATACATCAGCCCcccaaaaatagagaaaaaggtaGAATGTAGTTTAGTTCATTTCCATTGTATGGCATTAAGTTCTCCGGTTGATGTACAAGAATATCACTTTACCTAGTCCCTGATCTTTGGCTTTTTTATCTTTAGAACAATCAAAGACACATATCTTCAAATTGTGAGATTTTCTTATATATGCTAAATGCAAGGATGCAGGcattgatagattaataagttttttGTTCTATGTAGAAAACACATAGTTGGCCTTTGGATCCTTTATGTAACCTATAAAGCATATTGACTAAAAATATGAAATAACATATCAGTGGAAGTGCAATGCAGCAAACTATCATTTATTCTCCTTGGATGGTATTAAAACGTCTAGGTTTTGTATGATATGTGAGAGATTTGATTTACTGTCAAGAGCTCTTAGAGGACTCAATTTAGCTACTACTTACTAGTGCATGTTGATACGTTTCATTTTGTTGGATTAATGTTGTGCAATTAATAGGGAGGATCTATTTGAAAGTGTGTTTAATTTCAGTGATTTAAGCAGGCAAGATTAAAGAGTCAAGAACTTCATTATATAGAGATCATCAGATTTCTTGTTGTACActaatctttatttatttatttattttttttaaactctacTCTGCTTTTCCatttcaatttaatttgaaaattttgtgaACTTTTGCCACAGAGTTGCTTCAAATCTAAAGGGAAATTGTTAAACCCCTCTTGGGAAATTGCCGAGGAGTTTATCACCGTTCAGGGAGATTAACAGAGTATATTTTGACTTTCTTTTCTCTGGTTAAATCAATAGAAGGTAATTTACTTCATCTGAATATTATTAGTGATATAATTTACATAGAATTCAAATGCAAGAAGGATAAGATTCATGTAGTTGGATCCAAATAGTCGGAGCTAACATGACTTGTCCTGCCCTGTTCAAGAACTTGTGTATCAATGAGATGTCGATGAGGATGATTTATCGTCAACAAATGCTTCATCATCCTTCTATATATTTGTTGATGTTTGTTCTTTGTACTGGGAACACATGCTTGGTGATCTTTTATTTCTTCGTTTTTCTTCTAATCAACACTATCCATAGTGGTTACATGGCTTAACTCTCTCCCTTGAGCTGATATAATCATAGTTATCACACTGAATGGTAAGTATTTCAAGGATTGAACATTAGCATTTAAGATTATAATCATCTTTAGTTTGTCTGAGCTGGCATAAAGAAGTTTCATTCATAGCATAAGCTTTTGCTTTCCCTGCTGCTGCGTTTCACAACCATTGCCCCCTTAGTGGAAGACAGTGGCATCAAGGAATCTGATTCTGTAAATGGCATGTGGTTTGCCAGCGACGCGATGTGAGTCTGTTGATTATGTCTTTTTTATGCTTTCATCTCCAGTTTCCAAGTCAAAGGTTTCTTGGAAAAGTGCATCCATTTCCTCCCTCGAAAAGATTTAAGAAATCAGATGCTGGGAATACTGAACACTTTATGGTGGTACTAAGGGCATCTCCGCAAGGTTTATGAGAGGTTTGCAAAATCAAAAAGCTGAATAAAAGTCTTAGAATCattatagaggtgaggtttgaggTTTGAAGTTTAAGAGCAGTAGTGAAAACACAAACCTACTCTTTTGTGTTAAATTTGATGCAATATGCATGAAGCAATGCAACTCATGCTATGACATGGATCATAAGAAAGTTcatttaaagttttaatcattGAAGATATTTCAATAAGCTTTCATATTGTTGATGTGACATattgagattttgaaaaaaactCATTTAGAGTTCTAACGTTTGGAGATGCCCTTAGAATCAAGAGAAATAAACGCTACAACTAGTTTTTAGGATAACAAAATCCAACTACCACCCAAGAAAATCCTGAATTAGGGCATTTCTAATAGTTAGAGTTctacaaaagtttttttttatgatcTCAATATGCCATATCAACATTCCAAAAATCTATTGAAATATCTCCAATAGTTAGAGTTCTAAATAATTTTTGTGTGGTTTAATTAATAACATGTAATTGCATGGTTACATGtatattacatcaatttcaaaataaaaaagtAGTTTTAAAATTTCACTATTATTCTTGAAATATAAAGTTCAAACCTTGCACCGATAatggttagaatttttttattcgattattttattttacaaatctttttaaaaaccttGAACAACTTTCCCAATTCACTTCCCTCACACGATTCCTCACTCCTAATGCTATCTCTACAGGTTCCCTTCTCTCCCCTCCCCTATGTGATCTCTCCAGCAGACCTTGCCGTGGCCATAGGTAGGTCGCGCATCCTCGATCGTAACTTAGGCCACAAGCAGTGCACAGGCAACTTAGGTCATGAGATTATGCCCGTGAGCGGCACCTTCTTCCCCATCGTGTTCGCCATCAGCATATCTATCCTGGCCACATCAAGTAGCGGAGCCCCCAACTCAGACTAGGATACTCCGTGACAATTAAATTTCGTGGCTAATAGTGATGGAGTTAAAAATTCAATTACTTAAGTTagcaatgaaaattttaatttcgtccctaattacaataataataaaaaatcttGTGATCGATAATTTCGATTGTTAATCGATCGTTAAATGCTATTGGTAATTGATTAGCTATCAAATATTACATCGCAAAATACGTTTGTTCTTGTAGTATACTACCCTTATTGGTAGATTAGCCCATAATCTGAGATTAAATGGCTCATTTAACTCTAAGACGAGGGAGGGCAATGGATCGAATTTCATATTCTTcatttttattcttatttattATATCCATCTTTATTCTCATCTCTATCGGGTATTGGACTTTCATCTTTATACCTATCGGATgatcaaatatttattttcatCATCTGTAATAATAATTTTCTTCATttcattttattattatcattcaataaaaatatattaaaattaacatcataTTAATATACGATTCAACAAAAAATATTACATGGATACATCTATAgagaagagaaaatgaaaagCAATAACCGGGAACAAGGGAAGAAGGAAAAGATCATCGGGTATTTGAGTCGGATATGAGTAAGGTTCTATCAAACCCGCCTCCATATCTAAATATGAAAGTCTCTATATCTGATTATTTAATCGGgtcttaaaaaaaattcatactCTCTTTTATTTGGGTCATTTAGGTCAAATATTGAATTCTTTATTTGATTCAATGGAATTTGTTATTCCTATCGAAGACTATCCTGTCTGAATATTAATTAGTAATGAAATTTATATCACCCTTacatttaatcaataaataattgCTGGACATTCTTGAACGCACGGCCGTGGAGTTTAAAATACCAGTGACTTTGTGTTGTCTGTCAAGATTTATTTATGCTTCTTAGAATTATTTTGATGGTTGATgataaatttttatagaattGAATTGATCACttataaaattaatggattaaTCGGATCGCAAATAATTTAGGGTGTAGAAGGAGATTTCTGTTGAAAGAGGTCAATCCAAATCGACCTACAATGCTTGTGTATTCTATCTCATTCAAAGCTTTGGAGTTTtccaattagtttttttttttttttttttactccaaAAGTTCAAGTTGTGTTCATGGATAAAAAAGTTTCTGTTTGCTTTTGGTAAATTACTGAACATatagtaattattttttaaaaaatattccaaTTACataatctaattttaaaattatcaatcaaatattcaattttattttatttttctatcaaattaaTCGCTAGATTATAGTAATCAATTTATGTACTGTTTATCAGTATAGTAATATTTTAAATTGATTGTTTTACTATaatagttaattaaaaaaaaaataatttgtttttaaaaaattaggtaTCAGTATGATATATCAAATTGATATATGAAAAAAAAgaatataattaagagaactagCATTGATTGaccaataatattatttgagaataATAAAAGAGTCAAAATGAAATTGTTatgtaatttgataattttaaaataaaatagataatttaaatattttaaaaattaatttgtggTTTTATATTCACTGATAACGATGATTAGCAATCGTCCTTACTGGAATTGGCTGtcgattcaaatttaaaaaaaaacaattactcAGGTTGaa
This window of the Zingiber officinale cultivar Zhangliang chromosome 3B, Zo_v1.1, whole genome shotgun sequence genome carries:
- the LOC121967748 gene encoding programmed cell death protein 2-like; its protein translation is MGEVHIGLPGPWAENCREKADHYTTKIGGLPDWPIPEPNIKRELLYCRVCDGRLCLVAQVYAPILSTKLNIEERAIYIFGCPNQDCGKNPDSWRAIRLQKGDQDSEPNLALSNTLPSEKESFPMDGASNWLKDTLLMNDSGKLNDGSVGDKKLDDLARAFSEASALSSCSKKQNRKKRNNSSTRARVGRTTAEETPVPVLPCFYIYFQTNQAHGSIDAVSSFYSSLTLKEDAYAATDTDEEEKWVGETYEYDKALGADTTYLKFKKQMDTYPEQCLRYSYGGIPLLATSNSMEPDKCIHCGSPLVYELQLFSPILYFLQQAANASVACSADGWSWITLIVYTCSRSCFKSKGKLLNPSWEIAEEFITVQGD